A genomic region of candidate division TA06 bacterium contains the following coding sequences:
- a CDS encoding epoxyqueuosine reductase QueH, with translation MLFQWVTRRRGESVKDRGGPEKKEDKPRLLLHTCCGPCALGVIDRLKNDYEITCYFYNPNIHPEAEYGFRLDQAREMSKIMKASFIDDEYDIDIWFEKAKGLENEPEGGKRCEICFRKRLQRTGGKAKLIGADYFATTLTIGPQKNATLINAIGKRVSMEVGVAFLEGDWKKNEGFKRSVELSKKYGLIRQDYCGCKYSR, from the coding sequence ATGTTATTCCAGTGGGTCACAAGAAGACGAGGTGAAAGCGTGAAAGACCGGGGCGGCCCGGAGAAGAAAGAGGACAAACCAAGGCTGCTTTTGCATACCTGCTGCGGACCGTGCGCTCTCGGAGTCATAGACAGGCTCAAGAACGACTACGAGATAACTTGCTATTTCTACAATCCCAACATCCATCCAGAAGCCGAATACGGATTCAGACTCGACCAGGCAAGAGAGATGTCAAAAATCATGAAGGCCTCATTCATCGACGACGAATACGATATAGACATCTGGTTTGAGAAGGCCAAGGGGTTAGAGAATGAGCCCGAGGGTGGGAAAAGGTGCGAGATATGCTTCCGCAAGAGGCTTCAAAGGACGGGCGGCAAGGCGAAGCTAATCGGGGCAGACTATTTCGCAACCACGTTGACCATAGGCCCCCAGAAGAATGCCACCCTCATAAATGCAATAGGCAAGCGTGTTTCCATGGAAGTAGGAGTTGCATTTCTGGAAGGTGACTGGAAAAAGAATGAAGGTTTTAAGAGGAGCGTCGAGCTCTCAAAGAAGTATGGTTTGATCAGGCAGGACTATTGCGGCTGCAAGTATAGCAGATAG
- a CDS encoding SagB/ThcOx family dehydrogenase codes for MFKLCSILVAILLLLAAGTCWAKMVSDPDKATSIGDTLSLPQAKVLGKLSVEEAISARRSVRSFKEQDLTLFQISQLFWAAQGVTETAAWRRRAAPSAGALYPLEVYVLWRNMLWHYLPEIHSIELNRKGIAQDDLADASLGQSAIRQAPACFVISGFYSRTAAKYGKRAQRYVHIEVGHAAENLLLQTIALGLGGVTIGAFQDAEVKRLLNLSEDEAPLYVIPVGHKKTR; via the coding sequence ATGTTCAAGCTTTGCTCAATCTTGGTGGCTATTCTACTTCTACTTGCAGCCGGCACCTGCTGGGCCAAGATGGTCTCAGATCCTGATAAGGCTACAAGTATTGGAGATACTCTTTCCCTGCCACAAGCAAAAGTCCTCGGAAAATTGTCAGTAGAAGAAGCAATCTCTGCCAGACGTTCTGTTCGGTCATTCAAGGAGCAGGATCTCACTCTCTTCCAGATTTCTCAGCTTTTCTGGGCAGCCCAGGGCGTGACCGAGACAGCTGCCTGGAGGAGAAGAGCAGCACCGTCAGCAGGTGCGCTTTATCCGCTTGAGGTTTATGTGCTCTGGCGGAATATGCTATGGCACTATCTGCCAGAAATCCATTCCATTGAGCTCAACAGAAAAGGGATAGCACAGGACGATTTGGCTGATGCGAGCCTGGGGCAGTCCGCAATAAGACAGGCGCCAGCTTGCTTCGTCATTTCCGGCTTTTACTCGCGCACGGCAGCAAAATATGGGAAGCGTGCTCAGAGATATGTCCACATAGAGGTTGGCCACGCTGCTGAAAATCTTCTTCTACAGACCATTGCGCTCGGTCTTGGGGGCGTCACGATAGGCGCTTTCCAGGATGCCGAGGTGAAGAGACTCCTCAATTTGTCTGAAGATGAAGCACCTCTTTATGTTATTCCAGTGGGTCACAAGAAGACGAGGTGA
- a CDS encoding ComF family protein: MFGKTMLRDIIDFLFPPFCLVCKAPLFKNERTICDACYLRIRPVDSPYCQVCGRPLRRAGLCRACERYGKAYVRRRAVGIYESVLAEAIKSLKYRSRLSIAKKLGKMMSRLALADSEMSRVDAIVPVPLHRVRQRERGYNQALLLSKEISREMNLPVVAKSLVRTKFTKQQTRLSRKKRRGNVAGAFKVLDRESVRDKQILLVDDVTTTGATLEECTKALLDAGACAVYCLTAANALT, from the coding sequence GTGTTTGGGAAGACCATGCTTCGTGACATAATCGATTTTCTTTTCCCTCCCTTTTGCCTGGTGTGCAAGGCGCCGCTCTTCAAGAATGAGCGCACAATATGTGATGCGTGCTATCTCAGAATAAGACCTGTAGATTCGCCGTACTGTCAGGTCTGCGGCAGGCCACTAAGACGTGCTGGCCTGTGCAGGGCTTGCGAGAGATATGGAAAGGCATACGTGAGACGCAGGGCGGTGGGAATCTATGAATCAGTACTCGCAGAAGCGATAAAGTCCCTCAAGTACAGGAGCCGCCTGTCCATTGCCAAGAAACTGGGCAAAATGATGTCGCGACTTGCGCTCGCAGACTCAGAGATGAGCCGTGTGGACGCAATTGTCCCTGTCCCGCTACATCGAGTAAGGCAGAGAGAAAGGGGTTACAATCAGGCACTTCTCCTCTCAAAGGAAATCTCAAGGGAGATGAATCTTCCCGTGGTTGCCAAGAGCCTGGTGAGAACAAAGTTCACAAAACAGCAGACAAGGCTTTCCAGAAAGAAAAGGAGGGGAAATGTTGCCGGAGCGTTCAAGGTTCTGGATCGAGAATCAGTAAGAGATAAACAGATTCTCCTCGTTGACGATGTGACCACCACCGGCGCCACACTTGAGGAATGCACGAAGGCATTGCTGGATGCCGGGGCGTGTGCTGTATACTGCTTAACTGCTGCGAACGCACTCACTTGA
- the lgt gene encoding prolipoprotein diacylglyceryl transferase, which translates to MFPTIAKLGPLALHSWGLMLALAFLAGIAIAYLRAKKKGLDPQHIVDMAVVVIVAGVIGGRLAYVLVHLSDFKDFPLEVFAIWRGGMTFYGGAVLGFIAGMVYLKRKRLNVWIVADIVAPSLSFGFFVGRIGCFLNGCCFGEPTTRAWGILFPLGSYADQVYGASVHIHPTQLYSSLAGLVIFFLLLWMERWWRFNGSLFWRYVILYSLWRIFIDFFRYYEPSSIYQIGSWQVTESQLTSIGTLIVSIVMLSVLSRKKFGGSAELSQSTPVSSP; encoded by the coding sequence ATGTTTCCTACCATAGCCAAGCTGGGCCCTTTGGCACTTCACTCCTGGGGACTGATGCTCGCCCTTGCCTTTCTGGCAGGGATAGCTATTGCGTACCTGCGGGCAAAGAAGAAGGGGCTTGACCCACAGCACATAGTTGACATGGCCGTAGTTGTGATAGTGGCCGGAGTTATCGGCGGTAGACTTGCCTACGTCCTTGTTCATCTTTCCGATTTCAAAGACTTCCCCCTGGAGGTATTCGCCATATGGCGCGGGGGCATGACCTTCTATGGAGGAGCTGTTCTCGGATTCATTGCTGGAATGGTCTATCTCAAAAGGAAGAGACTGAATGTCTGGATAGTGGCGGACATAGTTGCTCCGTCACTCTCTTTCGGCTTTTTCGTTGGAAGGATTGGATGTTTCCTCAATGGCTGTTGTTTTGGAGAGCCCACCACAAGGGCATGGGGCATCCTCTTTCCTTTGGGTTCCTATGCCGATCAAGTCTATGGAGCCTCTGTCCACATCCATCCAACTCAACTCTACTCATCACTTGCAGGTCTGGTCATTTTCTTCTTGCTCTTATGGATGGAGAGGTGGTGGAGGTTCAATGGTTCTCTATTCTGGAGATATGTGATTCTGTATTCGCTGTGGAGAATCTTTATCGACTTTTTCAGATACTATGAGCCTTCTTCCATATACCAGATAGGCAGTTGGCAGGTGACTGAAAGCCAACTGACCAGTATTGGCACGTTGATAGTGAGCATAGTGATGCTTTCTGTCCTGAGCCGTAAGAAATTCGGCGGCTCAGCAGAACTGAGCCAATCTACCCCTGTGTCCTCACCATAA
- the rodA gene encoding rod shape-determining protein RodA: MRARAFTGSSFGIFVPASVLVLLGLLVIYSATGADTSLSSPFAKQIIWLLCGGVVAGLVIAAPSKTFQAFALVIYGMSILLLLAVLVFPSGIGARRWLHFGPVHFQASEFAKFALVLVLARTMSDRRFRRESLQGLVLPTVLTGIPFILVLVEPDLGTATVFGIILLAMLFWGRVKGIYLFFLVTPLVSIAAAFNLVSWLVFFALLLISIYALRVQLSEAAYLLIANPAVGIATPLIWRSLKTYQQKRILGFLNPSLDPTGAGWHIIQSKIAIGSGGFWGKGILHGTQKKLEFLPQRHTDFVYSVIGEELGFLGCIAVLLLFYVMIRKTIGLARTCKNRFSSLACIGLISYIGYQAVVNVGMTLGIVPIAGTPLPFITYGGSSLLFSMIAVALILNISRHRYEY, encoded by the coding sequence ATGAGGGCCAGGGCTTTCACAGGTTCCAGCTTTGGCATTTTCGTACCTGCATCAGTTCTGGTGCTGCTGGGCCTGCTTGTAATATACAGTGCAACAGGAGCAGACACATCGCTTTCCAGTCCTTTTGCTAAGCAGATCATTTGGCTGCTCTGTGGCGGTGTTGTGGCCGGCCTGGTCATTGCGGCTCCATCCAAGACCTTCCAAGCGTTTGCCCTGGTCATCTACGGAATGTCAATCCTCCTTTTGCTGGCGGTCTTGGTCTTTCCTTCAGGTATCGGTGCCAGAAGGTGGCTTCACTTCGGTCCTGTCCATTTTCAGGCTTCGGAGTTCGCCAAGTTTGCCCTGGTTTTGGTATTGGCAAGAACCATGTCCGACAGAAGATTCAGAAGAGAAAGCCTTCAAGGGCTGGTTCTCCCCACAGTCCTGACGGGAATACCTTTCATCCTTGTGCTCGTAGAGCCCGACTTGGGTACGGCAACGGTGTTCGGAATCATTCTTCTTGCCATGCTCTTCTGGGGCAGGGTAAAGGGCATTTACCTCTTCTTCCTGGTGACGCCGCTGGTCTCTATCGCTGCCGCTTTTAACCTCGTCTCCTGGCTTGTCTTCTTTGCTCTTCTGCTCATATCCATATATGCACTTCGAGTTCAGCTGAGTGAAGCAGCATACCTGCTTATCGCAAATCCAGCAGTCGGTATTGCTACGCCGCTCATATGGAGGTCCCTGAAAACCTATCAGCAGAAGAGGATTCTTGGCTTCCTCAATCCGAGTCTCGATCCAACAGGAGCAGGCTGGCACATCATACAGTCGAAAATTGCAATCGGGTCTGGTGGATTCTGGGGGAAAGGTATTTTGCATGGGACTCAGAAGAAATTGGAGTTTCTTCCTCAGAGACATACTGATTTCGTCTACTCTGTCATCGGTGAAGAACTTGGTTTCCTCGGATGTATAGCTGTGCTCTTGCTTTTCTATGTGATGATAAGGAAGACAATTGGCCTTGCCAGAACCTGCAAGAACCGGTTCTCCAGCCTTGCATGCATTGGTCTCATCTCTTATATTGGTTACCAGGCTGTGGTGAATGTGGGAATGACGCTTGGGATAGTGCCTATAGCAGGTACGCCCCTGCCGTTCATCACTTACGGTGGTTCATCCCTCTTATTTTCCATGATAGCAGTCGCTCTGATTCTAAACATAAGCAGACACAGATATGAATACTGA
- the mrdA gene encoding penicillin-binding protein 2, whose translation MVRLCQRDFSGSLLTGAHGPECTHPHQCRIPYWQPGNDPVPREIHLADPCPTIRLSGRIPAILCVFLRRSQQLHSVLCQVWCARSDIYFGCWSSHLLRTPFGQSQVESVLKTPSRILIGLTGIIFALLGLRAFQLQVFGYSRYFELAEKNRVKMVSTHAPRGRILSRDGEVLADSRPGYSILILPYQIGNADTLARVLSPVLNKSVQALKVKLAEAKKRPLITQRIARDVSIEVVSWVEEHKLDLPGVAVEVEPIRRYPFGDTLCHLIGYVGEISQKKLKSLSERGYRYGDMIGETGLEAHYEYYLRGQDGVEFVEVDARGREIGPFPDRKVVVAEPGSDIHLTIDSRLQQLAVEALSNYERGCVFGMDPRSGEVLVSYSKPGFDPNLFAVGISKEAWETLVSSPASPMWDRVSKSAYPPGSTYKIVTAAAALETRTAGRWTRFAPCTGSFKYGDRAFGCWSKHGRLTIVPAIVQSCDVFFYQIGAALGIERLAEAGLDLGFGRKTGLDMPDESSGLVPTRKWYNDRFGRGKWSKGVALNLAIGQGEMLCTPVQICRAIASIATGGVRCRPYIVSKAIGHRGAELYRAEVEDQRVALKDSTIQILREAMYGVVNDPGGTGGLARSSQFKIAGKTGTVENPFGEDHSLFVGFAPFNSPIICLIVVVEKAGHGGSVAAPLAGRLIEAYLSPEAKGAT comes from the coding sequence GTGGTTCGGCTTTGCCAGCGGGATTTTTCTGGATCTCTTCTCACCGGAGCACATGGGCCTGAATGCACTCATCCTCACCAGTGCAGGATTCCTTATTGGCAGCCTGGCAACGACCCTGTACCAAGAGAAATACATCTCGCAGATCCTTGTCCTACTATTCGTCTCTCTGGCAGAATCCCTGCTATACTTTGCGTTTTCCTCAGGAGGTCCCAGCAGCTTCATTCGGTTCTTTGTCAGGTATGGTGTGCCAGGAGCGATATATACTTCGGTTGTTGGAGCAGCCATCTTCTTAGGACTCCATTTGGTCAGAGTCAGGTGGAAAGTGTCTTGAAGACGCCGAGCAGAATCCTCATCGGTCTTACTGGAATTATCTTTGCCCTCCTCGGCCTGAGAGCATTCCAGCTCCAGGTCTTCGGCTATTCCCGTTATTTCGAACTTGCTGAAAAAAACCGGGTGAAAATGGTTTCTACCCACGCGCCCAGGGGAAGAATATTGAGCAGGGATGGTGAAGTGCTGGCAGACAGCCGGCCAGGCTATTCAATTCTGATCCTTCCTTATCAGATCGGGAACGCCGATACATTGGCTCGTGTGCTCTCGCCTGTCCTGAACAAGAGCGTGCAGGCCCTCAAAGTGAAGCTGGCTGAGGCGAAGAAGCGGCCCCTCATCACACAGAGAATTGCGAGAGACGTGAGCATAGAGGTCGTCTCCTGGGTGGAGGAGCACAAACTCGACTTACCCGGAGTTGCGGTTGAGGTAGAACCGATAAGGAGGTATCCATTCGGAGACACCCTGTGCCATCTTATCGGATATGTTGGAGAGATTTCTCAGAAGAAGCTGAAAAGCTTGTCAGAAAGGGGATACAGGTACGGAGATATGATTGGGGAGACTGGTCTGGAGGCCCACTATGAATACTATCTCAGAGGTCAAGACGGGGTGGAGTTCGTTGAGGTCGACGCAAGGGGACGAGAGATCGGACCCTTCCCGGATAGAAAGGTGGTGGTTGCAGAGCCCGGAAGCGACATTCATTTGACGATTGATTCAAGACTACAGCAATTGGCTGTAGAGGCACTTTCCAACTACGAGCGTGGATGTGTTTTTGGAATGGACCCCAGAAGTGGAGAAGTCCTCGTCTCCTATTCCAAGCCTGGATTCGACCCCAACCTTTTCGCTGTGGGTATATCCAAGGAGGCATGGGAGACGCTGGTCAGCAGCCCGGCATCTCCCATGTGGGACAGGGTGAGTAAGAGTGCCTATCCGCCAGGTTCGACATACAAGATTGTGACTGCGGCAGCTGCGCTTGAGACCCGGACCGCAGGCCGATGGACCAGATTCGCGCCATGCACCGGTTCATTCAAGTACGGCGATAGAGCATTTGGCTGCTGGTCGAAACACGGAAGACTCACAATCGTTCCAGCCATTGTCCAATCCTGTGATGTGTTCTTCTATCAGATAGGGGCTGCCCTCGGGATTGAACGCCTTGCTGAGGCCGGCCTTGATCTTGGTTTTGGGCGAAAGACAGGTCTCGACATGCCGGATGAGAGCTCTGGCCTCGTACCCACGCGCAAATGGTACAATGACCGCTTTGGGAGGGGAAAGTGGTCAAAGGGCGTGGCTCTCAATCTCGCCATTGGTCAGGGAGAAATGCTCTGCACACCAGTTCAGATTTGCAGAGCCATAGCCAGCATAGCTACTGGGGGAGTGAGGTGTAGGCCCTACATTGTCTCGAAGGCAATAGGTCACCGAGGGGCAGAGCTGTATAGAGCAGAGGTTGAAGATCAGAGGGTGGCTCTCAAAGACAGTACAATACAGATTCTCAGGGAGGCGATGTACGGAGTTGTCAATGATCCAGGTGGGACGGGCGGATTGGCCAGATCTTCACAGTTCAAAATCGCGGGCAAAACCGGAACTGTCGAGAATCCTTTCGGAGAAGACCATTCACTGTTTGTAGGATTTGCTCCCTTCAACTCCCCGATCATCTGCCTGATAGTCGTCGTTGAAAAAGCTGGTCACGGGGGGAGTGTTGCCGCCCCACTTGCGGGAAGGCTTATTGAAGCCTACCTGTCGCCCGAGGCAAAGGGAGCAACATGA
- the mreD gene encoding rod shape-determining protein MreD, producing the protein MKLASGILIFFFAAIIEVTLLDSLQVISVKPNLFLVALILISLFWGRSSGMWFGFASGIFLDLFSPEHMGLNALILTSAGFLIGSLATTLYQEKYISQILVLLFVSLAESLLYFAFSSGGPSSFIRFFVRYGVPGAIYTSVVGAAIFLGLHLVRVRWKVS; encoded by the coding sequence ATGAAGTTGGCTAGCGGAATTCTCATATTCTTCTTTGCCGCAATCATAGAGGTCACGCTTCTCGATAGCCTACAGGTGATATCGGTCAAACCCAATCTATTCCTTGTTGCACTCATATTGATATCGCTCTTCTGGGGGAGGTCTTCAGGGATGTGGTTCGGCTTTGCCAGCGGGATTTTTCTGGATCTCTTCTCACCGGAGCACATGGGCCTGAATGCACTCATCCTCACCAGTGCAGGATTCCTTATTGGCAGCCTGGCAACGACCCTGTACCAAGAGAAATACATCTCGCAGATCCTTGTCCTACTATTCGTCTCTCTGGCAGAATCCCTGCTATACTTTGCGTTTTCCTCAGGAGGTCCCAGCAGCTTCATTCGGTTCTTTGTCAGGTATGGTGTGCCAGGAGCGATATATACTTCGGTTGTTGGAGCAGCCATCTTCTTAGGACTCCATTTGGTCAGAGTCAGGTGGAAAGTGTCTTGA
- the mreC gene encoding rod shape-determining protein MreC, translated as MEVVSKDSHSKREIVIFGVLVGISLILIFMGDLRQVKVARAVSMVVFYPFEKSIAHWKGLSNLSNENAMLRQQVTELSIENQQLRQFEYENKNLRKLVDFKKRKGLELVPAEVIGRDPNRLTESFVIDRGKDAQLRPGMPVVTAEGLVGKISEVVEGTSLVQTIFDRDFRVSCLEMKSRVIGILRWKGGSNCSLENVPVQAQVSVGDTIVSSGLGGIFPKGLLVGVIVSMKPDNTGLFHDIEIAPAADLSSMEEIFVVKSVRLEEMRRTQQRPMGGE; from the coding sequence GTGGAAGTCGTTAGCAAAGATTCCCACTCAAAGAGAGAGATAGTCATCTTTGGTGTGCTCGTCGGTATCTCTCTCATTCTCATTTTTATGGGAGACCTCCGGCAGGTCAAGGTAGCGCGAGCAGTCTCAATGGTGGTCTTCTATCCATTTGAAAAATCGATTGCCCACTGGAAAGGCCTTTCTAACCTCAGCAACGAAAATGCCATGTTGAGGCAGCAGGTAACTGAGCTTTCCATAGAGAATCAACAGTTGAGGCAGTTCGAGTACGAGAATAAAAACCTGAGAAAACTGGTCGACTTCAAGAAGAGAAAGGGTCTGGAACTGGTGCCCGCTGAGGTGATCGGAAGGGATCCCAACAGGCTCACAGAATCGTTTGTAATTGACAGAGGCAAAGACGCTCAACTCAGGCCGGGAATGCCTGTTGTAACTGCTGAAGGGTTAGTCGGAAAGATTTCTGAAGTTGTGGAAGGGACTTCTCTGGTGCAAACCATTTTTGATAGGGATTTTAGAGTCAGCTGTCTTGAGATGAAATCGAGGGTGATCGGTATCCTCAGATGGAAGGGGGGTTCCAACTGTTCTCTGGAGAATGTACCAGTGCAGGCCCAGGTGAGTGTTGGAGACACGATAGTTTCAAGTGGGCTGGGAGGGATCTTTCCAAAAGGTCTGCTGGTGGGGGTGATAGTCAGCATGAAACCGGACAATACCGGCCTGTTCCACGACATCGAGATAGCTCCTGCCGCCGACCTCTCCAGCATGGAGGAAATCTTCGTGGTGAAATCTGTAAGGCTGGAGGAGATGAGGCGGACCCAGCAGAGACCTATGGGCGGGGAATAG
- a CDS encoding rod shape-determining protein, with protein sequence MAFSFKRLFSGWITNDMAIDLGTATTLIYVKGRGILLNEPSVVAIDNRSHKPIAVGREAKRMLGRTPDEIRAVRPMKDGVIADFEVVEEMLRFFLAMAQKKRFLIRPRVIVCVPSGITAVEMRAVRDSVEHAGAREVYLVAEPIAAAVGVGLPVNTPAGNMVIDVGGGTTEIAVIALSGIVCNSSIRVGGDEMDDAVLQYLKKTYNLMIGEQTAEMIKIRIGSASPLPEETEMEVRGIDLVAGIPKTIKVGSAEIREALKEPVALITEALRSALEKTPPELAADIVDKGIVMTGGGSLLRGLDALLREDTNLPISVVNNPLECVVLGTGKILDEIEHYENLLITSTRE encoded by the coding sequence ATGGCATTCAGCTTCAAAAGGCTCTTCTCAGGTTGGATCACCAATGATATGGCCATAGATCTGGGAACCGCCACCACACTCATCTATGTGAAGGGCCGCGGCATATTACTCAATGAGCCCTCCGTCGTAGCCATTGATAATCGATCTCACAAACCGATAGCTGTGGGTAGAGAAGCGAAACGGATGCTGGGAAGAACTCCTGATGAGATAAGGGCAGTGAGACCGATGAAGGATGGAGTGATTGCCGACTTCGAGGTGGTGGAGGAGATGCTCAGGTTTTTTCTTGCAATGGCTCAGAAGAAGAGGTTCCTCATAAGACCCAGAGTCATTGTCTGCGTCCCCTCGGGGATTACGGCCGTGGAGATGAGAGCGGTACGCGATTCTGTGGAGCATGCGGGCGCCCGCGAGGTCTATCTGGTTGCAGAGCCTATTGCAGCGGCCGTTGGTGTTGGTCTACCCGTGAACACTCCAGCCGGAAACATGGTGATAGATGTTGGAGGTGGAACGACCGAAATAGCTGTTATTGCTCTTTCCGGGATAGTGTGCAACAGCTCGATACGCGTGGGTGGCGATGAGATGGACGACGCTGTCCTCCAGTATCTCAAGAAGACCTATAACCTCATGATCGGCGAGCAGACTGCCGAGATGATCAAGATAAGGATAGGCTCCGCTTCACCCCTTCCAGAAGAGACCGAAATGGAGGTGAGAGGAATTGACCTCGTCGCGGGAATACCGAAAACAATAAAGGTCGGCTCTGCCGAGATAAGAGAGGCACTCAAGGAGCCAGTGGCACTGATAACAGAAGCTTTGCGAAGTGCTCTGGAGAAGACCCCGCCGGAGCTGGCTGCAGATATCGTGGATAAGGGAATAGTGATGACAGGAGGGGGTTCCCTGTTGAGGGGCCTCGATGCCCTGTTGAGAGAGGACACCAACCTACCCATAAGCGTTGTCAATAACCCGTTGGAATGCGTTGTCTTGGGCACGGGCAAGATTCTTGATGAGATTGAGCACTACGAAAACCTTCTCATAACGTCCACCAGAGAGTAG
- a CDS encoding PAS domain S-box protein yields the protein MFFATSIKRERLMERKTRPHRTPLEDRRQTILAFRWLIALTSLLLMIYGAKGLGLTRGEYLFVAFLVGSNLALTLAPRRLFTRTGFIASIFGMDIVLLFLVIHLSGGAGAELYALYFLVVFLALPARSIPVSVMVAFFASLLYGVVTYKASGVPGLLQTSFLIKIPFFFAVAVFGNLMSREARALRRQKEESKELTEQLRRNLETATESKDRLNDNLFVMQNYNESIVSSIESGVIVMDLDGTITAFNPAAQEITGVRRDDVFLKKSNTNKTLQAICSFMEQGKEKPARHQELIMQTASGEGKILGISVYPLKHKKERVVGTVGIFTDLTEMNKLREKVRESEKLSIQQEMTARFVHDLKKPLSSIQRLSELILSEGENKEKRNRYAAAISKGVVGIVRTIREMPTLSKDTKPERKLLDANALVKEVVDSMKVHAEKNGSSMAWNPGKDLPRIFGDREQLKKMFFNLLLDSIRAVGTDGKIQVSTSKAGAGVSVEIEGNGPNTTNRTQAKRFNPFLPTKAREAGLALAIHGKIAEDHGGTIEVQTEAGRGPKFTVNLPAPQPTSVSKPDAPLPPMEKETVLVADLETNPKHQT from the coding sequence ATGTTTTTTGCTACTAGTATCAAACGGGAAAGACTTATGGAAAGAAAAACGCGACCCCACAGAACTCCTCTGGAGGACAGAAGACAAACCATCCTGGCCTTCCGGTGGCTTATTGCCCTGACCTCTCTCCTGTTGATGATATACGGCGCCAAGGGGTTAGGATTGACAAGGGGGGAGTATCTCTTCGTAGCCTTTCTCGTGGGATCCAACCTGGCGCTGACCTTGGCGCCAAGAAGACTCTTTACGCGCACCGGGTTCATAGCGTCCATCTTCGGTATGGACATAGTTTTACTGTTCCTGGTCATACATCTGTCCGGTGGAGCTGGCGCAGAGCTTTATGCACTGTACTTCCTCGTAGTGTTTCTGGCGCTTCCTGCCAGGTCAATCCCTGTCTCAGTGATGGTCGCATTCTTCGCCAGCCTGCTTTACGGAGTGGTTACTTACAAAGCATCCGGTGTACCCGGGCTCCTTCAGACAAGCTTCCTGATCAAGATTCCCTTTTTCTTTGCGGTTGCAGTATTTGGGAACCTCATGTCCCGCGAGGCGAGAGCACTAAGACGGCAAAAAGAGGAGAGCAAGGAACTGACCGAGCAACTAAGAAGAAACCTGGAGACAGCCACAGAATCCAAGGACAGGCTGAACGACAATCTCTTTGTGATGCAAAACTACAATGAAAGCATAGTGAGCAGTATTGAAAGCGGTGTAATAGTAATGGATCTTGATGGAACGATCACTGCCTTCAACCCGGCAGCGCAAGAAATCACAGGCGTGCGCCGCGATGACGTGTTCTTGAAAAAGTCCAACACAAACAAGACCCTTCAAGCAATCTGTTCTTTTATGGAACAGGGTAAAGAAAAACCGGCTAGACACCAGGAGCTAATAATGCAGACCGCCTCCGGAGAAGGCAAGATCCTTGGTATCTCGGTCTATCCCCTAAAACACAAAAAAGAAAGGGTAGTGGGAACTGTTGGCATATTCACAGATCTCACTGAGATGAACAAGCTGCGTGAGAAAGTGAGGGAGTCTGAGAAGTTGTCCATACAGCAGGAGATGACTGCGCGTTTCGTCCACGATCTGAAGAAACCGCTCAGTTCTATTCAGCGCCTTTCTGAGCTGATTCTTTCGGAAGGTGAGAACAAGGAGAAGAGGAATAGATATGCGGCAGCGATTTCAAAAGGGGTCGTCGGCATTGTCAGAACCATCAGGGAAATGCCCACGCTCTCAAAGGATACGAAACCTGAGAGGAAACTACTAGATGCCAATGCCCTGGTGAAGGAAGTAGTTGATTCCATGAAAGTGCACGCTGAAAAAAACGGCTCGTCGATGGCATGGAACCCGGGAAAAGATCTTCCCCGAATATTTGGAGATAGAGAACAACTGAAGAAGATGTTTTTCAATCTCCTTCTGGATTCTATCCGGGCTGTAGGAACTGATGGAAAGATACAAGTTTCCACCAGTAAAGCCGGAGCGGGCGTGTCGGTGGAAATAGAAGGCAACGGTCCAAACACCACCAACAGGACTCAGGCAAAGAGGTTCAATCCATTCCTCCCCACGAAGGCCAGAGAGGCAGGTTTAGCTCTGGCAATACACGGAAAGATCGCGGAAGACCACGGCGGAACCATTGAGGTGCAGACTGAGGCAGGAAGAGGCCCGAAGTTCACAGTAAACCTTCCTGCCCCCCAGCCCACGTCAGTGTCGAAGCCAGACGCTCCGCTTCCTCCTATGGAGAAGGAGACGGTGCTGGTAGCAGATCTCGAAACAAATCCCAAGCACCAAACCTGA
- a CDS encoding response regulator — protein MILVVEDEDSVRELVESVLAENGYVVSVASNVKEAIRIFIEERKDFALVFSDIVLPDGNGVELVERLVSEKPELRVLLASGYAEEIANWQTLEVKGYAFLQKPYAVSELLRGVRELLDRKT, from the coding sequence TTGATTCTCGTGGTCGAAGATGAAGATAGCGTCAGAGAACTTGTGGAAAGCGTGCTGGCTGAGAACGGATACGTCGTATCTGTGGCCAGTAATGTGAAGGAAGCTATTCGCATCTTCATAGAGGAGAGAAAAGATTTTGCCCTTGTCTTCAGTGACATAGTCCTTCCTGACGGGAATGGGGTAGAACTCGTAGAACGTCTGGTTTCGGAAAAACCCGAACTTCGGGTTTTGCTGGCCAGTGGCTATGCCGAAGAGATAGCAAACTGGCAGACCCTTGAGGTGAAGGGGTATGCCTTTCTACAAAAGCCCTACGCAGTGTCAGAGTTGCTTCGCGGCGTGAGGGAACTGCTGGACCGGAAAACTTAA